A window of the Bactrocera neohumeralis isolate Rockhampton unplaced genomic scaffold, APGP_CSIRO_Bneo_wtdbg2-racon-allhic-juicebox.fasta_v2 cluster09, whole genome shotgun sequence genome harbors these coding sequences:
- the LOC126764164 gene encoding uncharacterized protein LOC126764164 — MSSYSCHISWHKSPYYSSFLSQSNMDVDIASSSTPTMRSAVSAPRSEAGPIAAPRTNTAPAAPRTTTGSTATTAPRQSTPAVPADLQPIRCPLCRRPHRLSHCGIFKGMPPMQRQQVAQTHGYCLNCLATSHATQECPSQNRCQICVRAHHTLLHRATRRYSGRPPAPRTSGNVRRSQRTPVTAYRRRGHTQVESRPWRQNRKTSTRRHPLRPQSRRSTGLSSVVATLQQLQRLLG, encoded by the coding sequence ATGTCATCctattcatgccacatatcgtggcacaAAAGTCCATATTATTCATCATTTCTCTCACAGAGTAATATGGACGTGGATATAGCATCATCGTCAACGCCAACCATGCGTTCGGCAGTTTCCGCCCCTCGCTCTGAAGCTGGCCCAATAGCAGCACCCCGGACCAACACTGCACCGGCAGCGCCTCGAACTACGACAGGCTCCACCGCGACAACGGCTCCGCGTCAAAGCACGCCAGCAGTACCAGCGGATCTGCAACCAATTCGTTGTCCACTATGCCGCCGCCCTCATCGGCTATCGCACTGCGGTATATTCAAAGGCATGCCGCCGATGCAACGCCAGCAGGTGGCACAGACGCACGGGTATTGCCTGAATTGTCTGGCAACTTCCCACGCAACTCAAGAGTGTCCATCACAGAATCGTTGCCAAATCTGTGTGCGGGCTCATCATACGCTGTTGCACCGCGCTACCAGACGCTACTCCGGGCGACCACCGGCTCCTCGCACCAGCGGTAATGTCAGGCGTTCTCAAAGAACTCCTGTGACGGCTTACCGTCGGCGTGGACACACTCAAGTAGAATCTCGTCCCTGGCGCCAAAACCGGAAAACATCAACACGGCGCCATCCGCTTAGGCCGCAGTCCCGGCGGTCAACAGGCCTCAGCAGCGTTGTAGCTACGCTACAGCAGCTACAGCGGCTTCTTGGCTAA